In Trifolium pratense cultivar HEN17-A07 linkage group LG7, ARS_RC_1.1, whole genome shotgun sequence, a genomic segment contains:
- the LOC123898953 gene encoding uncharacterized protein LOC123898953: protein MRKNFKAKSSGIKLEVTWNNRGQPIGRNSRYLSSYIGVTARRIVPIYFDRWNAKDETVRPAYDAYKKDIWDEIRSAFEIGDEHYDYVMTAAGTCLRAFRTKLTTEYLRGGDGNVIRQRPSKYSHVIEQEHWDIFVARRETEEFQVV from the exons ATGCGAAAAAATTTCAAAGCTAAAAGTAGTGGAATTAAGTTGGAA GTTACATGGAATAATAGAGGGCAGCCAATTGGACGTAACAGCAGATACTTAAGTAGTTATATTGGTGTCACCGCTCGTCGGATAGTTCCAATTTATTTTGACCGTTGGAACGCGAAAGATGAAACCGTAAGACCTGCCTATgatgcttataaaaaagatatttGGGACGAAATTAGA TCAGCTTTTGAAATTGGCGATGAACATTACGATTATGTAATGACAGCAGCTGGAACTTGTCTTAGAGCATTTAGAACCAAGTTGACAACGGAGTATCTAAGAGGTGGTGATGGTAATGTTATTAGACAACGGCCGAGTAAATATTCTCATGTAATTGAGCAAGAGCATTGGGATATTTTTGTTGCTAGGCGTGAGACTGAAGAATTTCAG GTAGTTTGA
- the LOC123898184 gene encoding precursor of CEP14-like: MGHISTTQLVLLLILFSSLCSSLEARKLHLGSSKHKKIHPPPTPRDSLFLSSLPKGKIPYSAPSKRGNSIEVDEKLVARHLISTDESEVRILLRSVPSPGAGH, translated from the coding sequence ATGGGTCACATTAGCACAACACAACTAGTTCTCTTATTGATTCTCTTCTCTTCCCTTTGTTCATCACTAGAAGCAAGAAAACTTCATCTTGGTTCAAGCAAACACAAGAAAATTCACCCACCTCCAACTCCAAGGGACAGCTTATTTCTGAGTTCCCTCCCTAAGGGTAAGATACCTTATTCAGCACCAAGCAAGAGAGGTAACTCTATTGAAGTTGATGAAAAGCTCGTTGCGCGTCATCTCATAAGCACTGATGAATCTGAAGTTCGGATTCTTCTTCGATCTGTTCCTAGTCCTGGTGCTGGCCATTGA
- the LOC123899660 gene encoding pentatricopeptide repeat-containing protein At5g59600-like, translated as MKFFTFSSQFRFTPYDFALCLQKCLKAKALKPGKQLHAMLLTTGMNMNILSLSSKLVGMYSSCADLKSATFLFQKIDHPNVFAFNWMILGMVYNGYFDDALFYFRSMRDIGHIGNKFTFGIVLKTCVGLMDVKKGKQVHGMICEMGLKNDVSIGNALIDMYCKCGCILNACRVFDGMPERDVASWTSMICGFCNVGEIEQALVLFERMKLEGYEPNEFTWNVIIATYARLRDSRKAFCFMERMKKEGFIPDVVAWNALISGFVQNHQVSEAFELFREMVVSRICPNQVTLAALLPACGSLGSIQLGREIHGFICRKGFDANVFIASALIDMYSKCGSLNDARNIFDKIHCKNVASWNAMIDCYGKCGMVDSSIELFTKMKEEGLQPNEVTFTCILSACSHSGSVEKGLQIFTSMRECYGVEVSTEHYACVVDLFCRSGKIVEAYDFLKAMPIQVTESIAGAFLNGCKIHGRRDLAKLMAEEITRVQLKGSGSFVTLSNIYAAEGDWEKVGNVRKVMKERNVNKWPGFSWLEKPCEILEGKEEKEVAVGLDI; from the coding sequence AtgaaattttttacattttcttcTCAATTTAGATTTACCCCTTATGATTTTGCTTTATGCTTACAAAAATGCTTAAAAGCAAAAGCCTTAAAACCTGGCAAGCAACTCCATGCAATGTTACTCACAACTGGAATGAACATGAACATTTTGTCTTTAAGTTCCAAACTTGTTGGAATGTATTCTAGTTGTGCAGACCTAAAATCAGCAAcctttttgtttcaaaaaattgatCATCCAAATGTTTTTGCATTCAATTGGATGATTTTAGGAATGGTATATAATGGTTACTTTGATGATGCATTGTTTTACTTTCGTTCGATGCGTGATATTGGTCACATTGGTAATAAGTTTACTTTTGGTATTGTTCTTAAAACATGTGTTGGTTTGATGGATGTAAAGAAAGGGAAACAGGTTCATGGGATGATTTGTGAGATGGGTTTGAAGAATGATGTTTCAATTGGTAATGCTTTGATAGATATGTATTGTAAATGTGGGTGTATTTTGAATGCTTGTAGGGTGTTTGATGGAATGCCTGAGAGAGATGTTGCGTCATGGACATCGATGATTTGTGGGTTTTGTAATGTGGGGGAAATTGAGCAAGCATTGGTGTTGTTTGAGAGGATGAAGTTGGAAGGATATGAGCCAAATGAATTTACGTGGAATGTTATCATTGCTACGTATGCTCGTTTGAGAGATAGCAGGAAAGCTTTTTGTTTTATGGAAAGAATGAAAAAAGAGGGTTTTATTCCTGATGTGGTTGCTTGGAATGCATTGATTTCTGGCTTTGTACAAAATCATCAAGTTAGCGAAGCATTTGAGTTGTTTCGCGAGATGGTAGTTTCGAGGATTTGTCCTAACCAAGTAACTCTTGCAGCACTGCTTCCCGCATGTGGATCTTTAGGTTCTATTCAATTGGGAAGAGAGATTCATGGATTTATATGCCGGAAGGGGTTTGACGCCAATGTTTTCATTGCAAGTGCTCTTATTGACATGTATTCCAAGTGTGGGAGTTTAAACGATGCTCGAAATATTTTCGACAAGATTCATTGTAAAAATGTTGCGTCATGGAATGCAATGATTGATTGCTATGGGAAGTGTGGCATGGTTGATTCCTCCATCGAGCTGTTTACAAAAATGAAGGAAGAAGGACTGCAGCCAAATGAAGTTACTTTTACATGTATTCTTTCAGCATGCAGCCATAGTGGTTCAGTGGAAAAAGGTTTACAAATCTTCACATCAATGAGAGAATGTTATGGAGTTGAGGTGAGTACGGAACATTATGCTTGTGTTGTTGATCTCTTCTGTCGTTCAGGAAAGATAGTAGAAGCGTATGACTTTCTGAAGGCCATGCCAATACAAGTCACAGAGTCAATTGCTGGAGCTTTTCTAAATGGGTGCAAAATCCATGGAAGAAGAGATTTGGCTAAACTGATGGCTGAGGAAATAACGAGAGTGCAGTTAAAAGGATCCGGTAGCTTTGTCACACTCTCAAATATTTATGCTGCTGAAGGTGATTGGGAAAAGGTTGGGAATGTCAGGAAAGTGATGAAGGAGAGAAATGTCAATAAGTGGCCTGGTTTTAGTTGGCTTGAAAAGCCATGTGAGATTCTTGAAGGGAAGGAAGAGAAAGAGGTGGCTGTTGGATTGGATATATAA